attcttgTGTCACATCTGTAAAAGGAGTCCATTAGAGAATCTAGCGATTAGAAGTGTAATGATGAACAGTTTTCCACAGTTTATCATCTCCACAAAGGACAAAATAATTCCGTTACCTGTCTGCGGCAGATTTAAATTTGCATTCAAATGTCTCTAAGTTGTTGCGTGACGCAGTTCTTGACTTCAGAACTGCGTCATCTCTCACTGATGAATGACGACAATGCGAGTCTaaatagttgaaaattttcatagtGTGAAGCCACGTTATACCCTGCCACGAGCTCTAGTTGTTGTCGGAAAATCGGGTTATGACTTATCGTACCAGAGTTTAGGCAAAAAGCACACAGTAGATGCACTTGCAAAAGAGCCTCGCAAGGAAATTCGCTAAAGATATTTTCAGGATGGATCAGATCGGGTTCGggtaaaacgaaatttttgcaccaaaaatctcaaattcaataaatttcgggttacccgGACCCGACCTGATCCATTCTGAAAATAGGTTCACGTCGATCCTGAAAGTGAAAGTTCAGGTTCACGTCGAACCTGAAAGTGAAAGTTCAGGCTCACGTCGAACCTGAAAGTGAAAGTTCAGGTTCTGGTCGAACCTGAAAACCTAGTTCAGGTTCGGATTCCGGTCAGAACTAACCTAATCCAGTCAACTAATTCTACGGCGCTAAGCGAGAAACGAAGAACAACCGCGAACAATACAAATATTCATCGGGGAATATTTTTGACTCGAAGGAACACTTCACTTGATTCTTAAGGCGAAAACTGTACTTCAAGCCcggcaattaaattttttatttctttccaatttgaaAAGGTTTCACATTTTGCGCAAACGTTCGACCGCGTAATTAACGACTTTACTTTTAGTTGTTGCTTCGTAgcacaaaatttttctattttctcgcGTTACAAAGTATCGTAATTCAACTTTCTCTTCCATTCAATTCATACGAGAAACACTTCGCTTTAGAGATTTAACATCCGACACAACACTTTTTCGGATTCAGTCAATGGATACAATGGGATATCTTGTGTGTTTCACTAAACACATCGAGAGACAaagaatgaaacaaaaaaaaaaaaaaaaatctaaacgaaatttcattcaacagCGGCAATAACTCTCCTTTACGATGACCGTTCCGGACATCTGGTATGAATTCTTGGCTTATCGACAACACCTAAACTATTGCCATCTTCATCGACATCTCCCAAAAGTGCCGTATGAACAATAATACCTGGATGCTCGGGCGTCGGCGGATGCAATTCATGACTTTCGCCAGGTGTAAGATTGGCTAATGCGGCGAGCAGATCATGATTGACAAGCGGTTCACCTTCTTCTCTCGGTTCCCAGCCGGCCGGTGGACTGGACGGTGGTGAAATGAGAAATTGCTTGTACGGTGCCGGTGGTTGTAGATATTTCCGTGCGACAGGCGTAACCGGTTGAGCAAAATAGCACGTAATCAATGACTTACCGAACTCATACTGATGCAAATGAATGCGGGCATTGGCTGCTGCTACACCATTATCGAAATTGACGCGCAATCGCCGAAACGATTTCAGCCATTGAAATGTTGCACTCGGCGAGAACATGCGAAACAATTCTTCCATTTCGGCCTTCAGGTCATCGTCGAGGAACACTTCCGAATGGATGTTTGTGACGATGACCGATGTGGGCAGGTCGTCGAATGAGTCCGGATCGCAGGCATTGTTCTCGTCGTCGGAGTCGTGATCGGGTATCGACGGATGTTCGTTGGGCAAACCGTCCGCCTGATTGATGAATATGTTTTCGTCCGGCGAAAGTTTGTCGTAATCCGGTACTTCGGCCATGGTTATGCGGAATGGAGAATCTGTAACGGGAGATTCGTTTATGGAATATGTAACTGGACATGCAGAGGGGAAGACAAAGGTTTCATTGTCCCGGTGAAAATGGAATCCTCAGAATGTTGAAGTGAGCAATCAGACTCCTCAAAAACACAATAGATTTTGAAGAGTGAAGATCCTAACAATGTTCCTAAATTCAAAACGAGTGACGAGGTTGATTTGACTTTCGCATAAATGTGAGATATGAGTCTTAGCAGAAAATGCAtcaagtgcgaaaaaaatcgattttggcTACGACAGGTgtcacattttcattcaattaattcaaatttctcaTTCGATTGTAGCACTAGTGccgaaaaatcaattcaattccgCACTAGCACCTCTTATCTTCCAGATGTCGATGCGTTTCGTGGCCGAAAATAAACCGTGGCCCGCAACGAATGTCCAACCGATATTCCATCCagtaaaattaagttttattAACCTCAGAAAATCGGATAAGTTCTAAGATCTAATAAGTTCGAAAGTTTCGACACTAAAATCATTTTGACGAATTTGTttgagaaaaccgaagactagttattataacttgccttagGATACTttacgtggtacgttgagagcgagagggcagaagaccagtttattataacttgccttggggtacttgtcaaaatatcttcttctctttcatcataacactctgtATTTACGGCCCACTGTCATCTCTATCCTAGAACGATAGAACTTCATGGAATTCAGgcgatatttttgaattttccggGACACGACACTTTTTGGTGGAAAAGTGGTAGAAGCAATCGACCACATGGGAATAGAAAGAATCGGTAGTAGGAATCGACCTAATGGAAATGCAAGGAAGCGGTAGAAGGAATTGACCGCATGGAATTGGAAGGAAGCAGAAGAAGGAATTGACCGTGTGCAAatggaagggaattgaaaTTTCGGAAGTGGATTTCGATCCATGGAATTACACTGGAATTGAAATAGAATTGTGTGACCGGTTCATGAATGGAAACTTCAAGTAAGATCGGAATGGAGAAAGTGAATCTGAGTATGGGCAAGAAAACAAATAATGTTTGAGGAGGAGTTATGAATGGAAATCATTTGAACTAAATCATGGTTTTGGAATTCCGAAGAtacgaaatgtaaaattagGAAAGTTAAGGAGGTGACCTGGATGATTCAATTGAGGAGATGTGTTGGATTTCCAATTGAATCATCTGGTAGACTTTTGTCTAAACTAGACTgccaacaaagcaaggagatcagatgaaagaaaatataatgtccaattggctcaaaacataattgaagctaactgcaatatgaaagtcctacggagaaaaaggacaaacgccaaaaaagaaatcttcaaattacgagacaaaacaggaacgatccaaacggatcgaaatgcgatattaaacattgcaacagaattttatgagaatttgttttcttcagcaagacagagcccaacggaagaaaccgaagatagaccaataataagaagcgtgggatcggaggatatgccagacataactgttgatgaagtcaaggccacagtagccgagatgaaaaacaaaaagtctcccggagaagatggtgttccagtggaagccattaaactgggtggagactccttattaaaggcaatcacggctttgtttaatcaatgtctccaatgggaagaagtaccagaagcctgggaaaatgcggtaattacattgctgcataaaaaaggagacataacagagctggaaaattaccggcccataagcctattgtcaacactctacaagttgtttacgaaaatcattacgaagaggaacactaacaagttcgacttctaccaacctgttgaacaagctgctttcagatctggtttcagcacaaacgaccatttgcaggtgatgagaacgcttattgagaagtgtcgtgaatacaacatcgacatagtcttgctattcatagacttcgaaaaagctttcgattcagtcgaaacatggtcgatattggacgcattagacgaatgtagagtagactcaaggtactccaacacaattcgatatgtgtacaaaaatgctacttcatgtataaaacttcataagagcacggagaaattcagaatcggccgaggtgtaaggcagggtgacactatttcaccgaaattattcacggcgattctgcagagtatttttgggaagttaaactggagtacaatgggaataaagataaatggagagtacctgagcaatctccgcttcgctgatgacattgtaccgatagcagcgaatctaggtcaggctcagcttatgctacaacagttaagtgaagaggcgagcaaagttggcctcaagatgaacttatcgaaaacaaaagtcatgaccaacatcggggacgatagagagatcaaaattggtgacactgtcattgaacgagtcgacagctatgtatatctaggacataaactgaagttaggtctggacaaccagactgcagaaataagacgtaggattggtcttgcatgggcagcgttcggaaaactcagactaattttcaaaagcaaaatgaataatagtctgaaacgcaaagttttcgacacttgtgtccttccagtgctcacttatggagcggaaacgttaactttaacaaaagcatccgaagataaattgagagtgacacaaagagccatggaacggagtatgcttggaataacactcagagacagaatgacgaatcaatggattcgacaacaaaccagggtcgttgatgtcatggaaagaatagcatctctgaaatggagctgggcgggacatattgcaagaaggacagacgaacgttggaccaaaaagatcatgaactggcgaccatttaaaagacgagctataggtagaccaccagagagatggacaaacggaattatgaatattgcaggtacaaactggcagcaaatggcaatggatcgtacgaaatggaaagaagttggagaggcctacatccagcagtggatagaaacaggctgaaaaagaagaagaagaagaagactgCCTTTGTGCAATTCAGTTAGttcgtttattttgttaatggtTTCGGACgctttacaataaatttctttgttcatTTTGTACTCTGTGGAACACGgctggaaaaacaattttccatgttccggaaaaaggtttttggaaaacaacaagaaacaacgaaaaatcttACAGAACTAAAGGCACACAAAGACCATCATTATAATTCTAGAAAGCCATGGCATAGGGTAGACACAGTCACTCAGTGAATAAAAGTCCTGTGACAATTGGTTATCACAAAATCATGATGAGAAATCACTTGCAATTGCACATCTTTGACCTTGGACCAAAACAATTCGTGAGAGCAGCAGAACTGTTGCCGTTTGCTCGAAGGttggtggattttttttttttttcaaattgtttgtcaTTATGTTTCGATTTATTCTTCTGTTGATTGACTAGTCAACggtgaaataaaaaactatTCAGTGTGACTAATTCGATGACTGACGATACTTATACCTATCGCattctataaataaaattcacaaacaaaaaatgcacTGCACTTGTGATAATGCCAAACGTGCCaaaccgaaaatgttttcaattgcAAAGCGATTGTGTCAATATGAACCCCAAAGGACAAACTCTTCGATTCTCCAAAAATTGGATCTCATCAAATCaggagaaattttaattcttttaactTAAAGACTATTATGCCCGGTGTCCGCTTTTTTTCGCGACAAATTCAATTATATCAACGGAATGAATGAATGTAGGCGCACGACATTAAACATGAAATGCGTTGTTTTCAAATCGATTTGTTTGCCAATGAGCATATATTATACAAACAATACACAACGTACGTAAGCAATCCGTCATTACATAAGAACATACCCGACGAAAATGGTTATATTTATTGTCTGCTGTAAAATTGCATTGTTTTATGCACACATCACATCATATGCATTACATTGTctcttcattcattttatgaaTTGGCAAAGGACAATAATTGGgagaaatggaaaagaaagaatgaatgaatggattGAGTAATTGAAACAggttcaaaataaacaaatggaacgacaacagaagaaaaacattGAGCTTATTTGAACAACAAACACTTCACTTTactgataataaaaaaaacaacagatAAATGCGTGTGAGAATAGCTGTAGGTGAGGTAACATAAAGTACCTATAGCCACCAAGTCTAAACGagaatgaaaattaaagtgcacggaaatttcaatttaatatcaATTTTATCTTGCCCACACATTCCGGGGGACGACGGTGGCGTAAAAGTTTGCACAAAATCTTTGACCGacacacattttcttttacaattgGTTGTGACTTACCACAAATTAATTtgcgttttgttttttgtataatCCAAACAggtaattgaaaaatgtagttCAAGGGGAAAATTATTATCTTCCGTTTTTCCTGTGataattttacttcatttgtgagCGCAAATGTCAAAACTATGTTGTGGGTGCGATGGATTTTCGGTACAGAGAATCCATGTCCATTATGTGTCAAGTTTAAACGAAGTGTCTAGAATCCCGCCACTGATACAAAAGTGCGCGAATCCGAACTTTTGTTTCAGtctaaaaaacaaatttttccttcAGAAATATCGACCAGCCCCGTGCAAGTGTAAGTACTATCTTTTAAAGAATGGATGTGTGTCTATAAAAGTGTAATAGGTGCGCCctaagtgaattttttgtgcTTACTGCGGAAAGTAATTTGTGATttctacacaaaaaaatctgtgtAAAAGTCACAGAACGCCCAGTACACTTTTATAGACACACACCACTTTGAGCTAACTTCCCACACATAGTTGTGTATCAGTTTGCATTGATAAAGCCCGATGTTCTGAGAAATCTCAGGAATGAATCTCACCTCTAATGGTTATtttgtagaacattttcagagACCATTTTTGGGAGAAAACAttcccaaaaatgttttttggaaaaattaataaaaacatggaaaactcaaggttctgaaagaacagattAAGACACtcacattttgacaaataaaCACATATTGTTgaacagattgtttgaaatgtcaacttggagaaacaaaaatagtttttatcaagttgcgttttcaaacaatctgtaatgagtgtgttcaataaaaagcatctatttgtcaaaatttgagTGTCAACTCGTGATCAACTCACCAgaggtgtcttaacctgttctttcagaaccttgggaaAACTcaggaaaatatggaaaaaaaacattttccattgctTTGGTCGAATGTGACAGGATGTAAGAAAATCCAAGAGATACAAGTCTGGAGAATCGGCCATCTCATACCTCGTATAAATCGTCTGCAGATGAACTAATTTAGTTATGCTGGAAACACACGAGCCATCGAAAACGTGTTTCAATCGAATTTTTCTCTGTTAAGtgcagagcctaatatttgggaatcgtttttgagaatttattgggaatttagggaatttttgggatttttcggtaatttttgggaatttagggaatttttgggaattttggaaattaattcccaaaaattccctaaaaaaaattcccatcatggcagtgatttttgtaattaaattctataaaaaaatataaaaagtttttataacaaaactaaacttttattaaaaaaggctCGCGATTTATTCTGgtggctatcgaaactttatatgttgtggcaccaaacgatgaaaccacttttctcaaaaaatattctaataagaagctatcatcgaaaatatttttcatagaaGGTCGAAGTGTAGACtgctcttaaaataattatttttgagttatagccgcaaaaaggttttcggtaccctctgacatgctttcacctttgaacactttaatcgaaaatttaaaaaaatgttcgaaaaaaatgaaagatacgattctctagaattgaagacgaatctatcactccttaaaatcggagaccatttgttcccctatcaccatcacctccagttttggcgatatgccGCTTAAGCTCAATTTACTAAATATGTTATATTCAAtatgttctgaaatatttgttgtgtttttgggaatttttgggaattttagggaatttttggaaatttagggaatttttgagaattttagggaatttttgagaattttaagaatttagagaattaattcccaaatattaggctctggttAAGTGCCCACTCCACTCAATAAAAAGCACTCCGTGAGAGAgtcgtgagagagcaagctgtcaaataaacaatggaaaaattggaaaaattcaattttgtctctcacacggagtacttttttggtaagaggaaactaagtaTTAAGCGTCAAACAAGAAAGAGCATTTTGGTCGAAAGACTTTTTCGATGTTTAATGTGTTTTCAGCAATATAAATTCGTCAAAAGTGTCGGGCATCataccattttcaaaaaaaactaACGAAATTGTTCCGTTACTTATTACCACTCATAGAGGGCACTTCTATCTTTCTTCGTTCATTGCACTCTCTCCGCCCTCTCTTCGTTAAAATCGAAATGTCATTCCAGCAGTGAAATAGAAAACATCCACTTGTTTcacgttaatttttgtttacgtCCTTTCAAAACTCATTCCATTTTCGCCCTTTAGTCTTTAACGTTGTCGGTAGAAACCATATGTGTTCACATTGGCATTATAGCATCATTGCATTTGTGGTTATTGTCCGATCTCTCCGTTTTCGAAGTCACATTCGTAAACAATCCGTTCCAAGAACAACGCCCTTAATTGTTTGTCAAGTTTGTTTTGAACGTGTCCGATCGTTGGTACAATGACTTCGACTTACAAATCCAATCACTCGGTCTATTCACATGGACGGTAAGTGCCTTGGTCTTACGATGTGGTCactttgtttcaattttctccGTCCGAATCATTTCAGCTCGTCGACCAATTTAGCATCACAGAAATCGCGCTCAATGAAATCGGTCAAAGTGCCGTGGTACCAGAAACCGATTTTGCACAACAACAAGTACATCAATGTCCAGAAAAGTGCCATGTTCGTGGCACTGTTTTCGATTGTAAGTCGTTTTTTCTCCTTTGATTTACTCCCCATCTCAACCAATCAAACTTCATCCCCAACAGTTTACAGCACTTTTCACTGTAGTCACGGCTGCTTTTGATATATACAGTCTGGGCATGGCAGCTCCGGGCAGCACACATTACGGTTACTATTTCATCTCGTACGAATTTGTCTACGTCGGCAACAATCACATCCGCAATGCGTTGATAATGTTCGCCTTTTTCTCATTGATCGGAGGTCTGGCCATATTGGTCACCGGGATAATGCTTGTGGTCGCGCTGAGAAAAGTAAGCCGAAAACATCTTCCGATTGTGGCTGCAGAACTTTACTGAATCGAAACTCCATTTTCCATTATAGGAACACGAGCACAGGATCGTACCGTGGTTGTGGTCCTTTGCCATCTTTACCATCATCCGGTTCATGGCCTTTCTATTCTTTGCCATTGTCAACGATCTGATTTTCGCTTACAATATTCTGATGGTTTTGGTGTGGATAGTGCTGTTGGTGGGCTGTGCCTACAGCTGGTTGATCATTTATTCGTTGTATCTGGAATTGGCCGATTTGACGAAATTGGAGGATCTGGCCCATTTGAGAGTAAGTCACTAGTCAATTGAAGTCGGTTTCGGccttggaaatatttttgatgaaagaAAGTTTAATGACCGGACGTCAGTCCAAATTTTTGgaacaagaaaaatttcgagtATGAGGTACCCAGTCCATACAGAATATCTCTTTGTGGTTAGGCCATTTTTTGGAAGAGTAGAAtgaattattaaattgaaagtAGAGCCAACTTCTTAGTTTagaacaagacaaaaattgcTCCGGAGCATTGACATTTAGACTTCACGTACGAATTTTGTCGTCCTGAAAAAGTTGAAACTCTCGTAGAGAAAACCAGAAACTAAGAAATCACCGAAAACTCTTTGACCAAAGATTTTAAACTATTTGGAAAATGGGTTTGGTTGACTAGTTCGTGAGCATGACAATGACGAtcttttccatttcattttaatatttttctctgACTCAAATGACCAATTGTAAGGGATTAATGGGTTTAAACACAGCTAGCACTCGTACGTCAGACGTCAGAAAGCCCTTCTCATACATAAACGCAACACAGTGCATTTGAATGCACTGTGGAATAGaatgcacttttgatatttttagaTGTTAGGTCGGAGTCCTGAACAagatttcacaaaaattttttgattttccgcCGTATCCTTTGGTCCAGCGGAATCCATGGCACCCAATGACACAAAGGGCGCGGTAGAAAAATGATTGTGGTTGCATTCGGTAGAGAAAATTGGTTACATTGGTGCAAGGGAACCTTTCCAACTTCCGGTTCAGAgggttttcagaattttctttttatgtgACTGGAATGCGATGTGGCCGTCTTCTTATGTGACCAATAAAAAAAGATGATTCTCTTGATTCCTGGGGTACATGTCTTTCCGAAAATCATAGTTTAGAATTGAACTTCACTGAGTGTCCGCCTGCTTCCCTTGCACCTAtggaaccatttttttttttcattgtacCACTTGTATGTGTTGTGCGTTTTAACTAACGTCAAGAACTCCTGTCTtaacgaaagaaatgcaaaaCCCATCAGCCTATACAAATGTTTTCGATGCTAGAAGCAACGCTATGGGcttaattccgaaaaattgaagCTTATTTTTGACAGcttcaaataataataaagctTTGCTTTCATGAGCTTTCATCACGTTTGAGCAGATGTTTTTGTGCTTAATGACATGATTTTCCCTTCATGTGAACGATATCTGAGCGCAGGGCTTTGTTTTGGGATTTTTTATTCTgcaaattctgaaaaaaaatttagcaaaaatatTGGCATTAGTTGCAATTCAATTTGGACGAAATTGTATTGTATTGCCGGGGCATATGTAGGGttgccatttttgaaaattcgaaaagaggacattttgtacgaaaaaagaggacaaaaagaggacgccttttaattcgaaaaagaggacgaaaagAGGACAAATATAGAGTCTTAGCTCTTTTATTATTCTATGTGGACCAATAGATATTCAAATaattagtgagaaaagttaaaattaaaatttcatttggtttGAGGCGAATCCGAGGTTTCAGTACCATTTGTAAACAtgaccttttttttctttttttataaaaaccttcatattcttccttattttccagaaaagtgattcttttactttttttgctAACTTTACTTGGAGTTCTTGAACTGTAAGCTACAAACATGCACTTATCTCAGAAGAAATTCATAAGTTTTTTTCGATACtccatttttgtttagaagtaaaaatctaaaaaataagaaacgtgtttcttaataatttacaaatctAGGCCTGTTCTAGGCACATTTTCTGAAATCTGACTGTTTCtgactagaggtgtgcgccgatcttaaaata
This DNA window, taken from Bradysia coprophila strain Holo2 unplaced genomic scaffold, BU_Bcop_v1 contig_151, whole genome shotgun sequence, encodes the following:
- the LOC119074444 gene encoding protein sarah; the protein is MAEVPDYDKLSPDENIFINQADGLPNEHPSIPDHDSDDENNACDPDSFDDLPTSVIVTNIHSEVFLDDDLKAEMEELFRMFSPSATFQWLKSFRRLRVNFDNGVAAANARIHLHQYEFGKSLITCYFAQPVTPVARKYLQPPAPYKQFLISPPSSPPAGWEPREEGEPLVNHDLLAALANLTPGESHELHPPTPEHPGIIVHTALLGDVDEDGNSLGVVDKPRIHTRCPERSS
- the LOC119074447 gene encoding uncharacterized protein LOC119074447; this translates as MTSTYKSNHSVYSHGRSSTNLASQKSRSMKSVKVPWYQKPILHNNKYINVQKSAMFVALFSIFTALFTVVTAAFDIYSLGMAAPGSTHYGYYFISYEFVYVGNNHIRNALIMFAFFSLIGGLAILVTGIMLVVALRKEHEHRIVPWLWSFAIFTIIRFMAFLFFAIVNDLIFAYNILMVLVWIVLLVGCAYSWLIIYSLYLELADLTKLEDLAHLRMGTMASIHGSTNPSIAGSRPTTPYTTVSTIH